DNA sequence from the Phocoena sinus isolate mPhoSin1 chromosome 9, mPhoSin1.pri, whole genome shotgun sequence genome:
gtgttttcctccaagagttttatagtgtctggccttacattttggtcattaatccattttgagtttatttttgtgtatggtgttagggagtgctctaatttcatacttttacatgtagctgtccagttttcccagcaccacttaatgaagaggctgtcttttctccactgtatattcttgcctcctttatcaaagataaggtgaccatatgtgtgtgggtttacctctgggctttctatcctgttccgatcatatggtttttattctttattttgttaatgtggtgtatcacattgattgatttgtggatatggaaccatctttgcatccctctTCACATCGTTTTTGAACAGTGtcttttcttacctaattgctctAGTTAGAACCTCTGGAACAAAGTTGAAATGAAGTGACAAGAACAGATATCCTTGTCTTATATCTAATCTTAgcaggaaagctttcagtctccCATTATTTAGTATGGTACTAGCTGTAGAATTTTCACAGATGTCTCTTACAAGGGTTGTcgaattttccttctcttcatagtttgttgagtgtttttactATGAACCCGtgttcagttttctcaaatgctttttctaaatctattgaaatgatcatttttTCCTTATACTATTGATATGGCTTACTACATTAATTGATCTTAAACCAATATTGAatttctgggataaattccacttgttcatggtgtacatgcctttttatatattgctggattctcTTTGCTTGTATTTCGttgggatttttgcatctatattcataagacaTATTGGTATATAGTTTCTTTTGTTGTGATGTCTTTTTCCGGTTTGATATCAGTATAATACTGGCATCATGGAGTGAGTTGAGACGTGTTcgtcctcttctattttttggaagagattgtgaagaattggtattaattcgtCTTAGATGTTTGGGAGAGTTAATCACTAAAGCCATTTGGGCCTgggtgttttgtttgtgttttttgtagtaatattttttattagtaatTGAATCACTTTAagtgttataggtctattcagactttctatttcttcttgattcagttttgatcgcttatgaatttgtccatttaatctAAGTTACCTAATCTGGGGGCCATAAAATTGGTCATAATATTTCCttgtaattgttttatttctgtaagcTCAGTACCagtgtttcctctttcattcatgattttagtaatttaattttcctccatgtttttttgGCCAGACTACCTAGAGATTTGTcaatttgttgatcttttcaaagaatcaagttttggttttgttgattttctatattgttttaatattctcTAGTTCATTAATTTCCACTCTAACTTTTATTATATCCCTCTTCTGACTGCTCTAcattgtttgcttaatttcttactgctttattatgaaatattagaTTATCGTTTTGAGATCTTCTTTGTTTAATATAGGTATTTCCAACTATAAAGTTCCCTCTAAGCATTGTTTTAGCTCTATAAATTTTGCTatgttgtttcttcattttcattcatctcaaagtatttatAATGTCccatttgattttttctttgactcattggttatTTAAGATGGTGTTTAATATCCACATATTACtgaatttcctcaatttttaaattgatttctaattttactcCATTTGGTTGGAGAACACACTATGTACGATTTAAAgcctcttaaatttattgaggcttgttttatgccCTTGTAAATGATCTATTTAGGAGAATATTCCTtgcgcacttgaaaagaatgtgtattctgctgtggCTGGGTGGAGTATCTTGTGTTAGatctagttgatttatagtgttggccacatcttctatttctttcttgacTTTCTGATTAGTTGATCGATGCATTATTCTTAGTCAGGTGTTGGACTCTACAGCTATTACTGTTGAATAGTCTATTTTGCCTTGATTGCTGTCATTTTCTGCTTCATGTGTTTCAGGGTTCAGTTGCTAAGttcatatgtttataattgttatattttcaaattcatgGATTCTTTCTACTGTCAGTTCAAATCTGTCATTAAGCCCTTGtggcaaatttttaaatttcagtccgACTTTTGAACTTCAgaatttctattctgttctttttttttttttttttttttttttttttttttttgcggtatgcaggcctctcactgttgtggcctctcccgttgcggagcacaggctccggacgcgcaggctcagcggccacggctcacgggcccagccgctccgcgtcacgtgggatcttcccagaccggggcacgaacccgtgtcccctgcatcggcaggcggactctcaaccactgcgccaccagggaagccctattctgttcttttttaaaaagtaatttctatctctttattgacaTTCTCTATTTGATGAGATATTGTCATGAtagcttcctttatttctttaagtgtgattccttcagctctttaaatatatgtataattgctGCTTTGAAGCTCTGTCTTCAAATCCAATATCTGGGCCCTCTCACAGGCAATTCTTGTTGCCTGATTTTTTCCAGTACGTGGATcacacttttctgtttctttgtatgtcttgCAGTTTTTGTTAAAAAACTGGGCATTTTAGGTAACATAGTATAGCAACTCTGGGTATTGATTCACCTCCTGCTTTTCTGGGGCTTGATTTGCCGTTGTTCCCTATTTGTTTAGTGACTCAGCTAGACTCTTCTAGTGAAGACTATTTCCCCCGCAGTGTGGAATCTCTGATGTTGCTCCTCAGAGGGTGCAGACTTTGGCATTCACACAGTCAGCTGGGATGAAAAGTTTTAGCAGTGCTCTCTCTGAATGTCTGTTTCCCTAATCTCTTTGTTAATCTGTGTGACTCTATTGGTATTACACGCTGCTGTTAGGCTTACTAACTGCCATTTGATTGCACTCTAGTTTTTGACCAGGTTCATGAGCATAAATTGCTCCACAGTCTGATCTAATTAAATTTGGTGTCCTTTGCAGGGGTAGTTTTCACGGCCAGTTTTTCAGGTTTTCTCTGGCCCTAGAAGGACTCTTCTTACCTGTCTATTTTTCTGGTTCTTGCTGGTAAAATTGTAGGCCTATGGTTTCTCTTATGGCTCTCACAACGTTACCAGTCTCCTCTAAAATCTTTATCATTTTCAGAAATACGCTTTCACTTGAACTTCCCACACTCTATTTCAAATAATTGCTTCCTTTGGGGAGGGCTTTAGAGTTTTCTGTTATTATGAACTTCTTTTCATCCTGAACAAAATCTTTGAGCCACAGCTCCAAGCCCAGAGCAGGGGATGGTAGCCTCTGGAGTTCTCCACTTGCCTCTCCTAGCATGAAACATCTATCTTAAGAGGGAGCTGGAGTGTGGGCAGTTGGGGCCTGTCATGCCTAGGGTAGAGTGTCTGCCCTATGAAAAGAGGAGCAATAGGGTACTGCTGGCTGAACTCACCAGAACTTTAGTCTCTGCAGCTCAGTGTTGGAGGGGATGGGAAATGTTGCCAGCCTGGCCCTGTTGGTACTATACTATATTCTTGCTGGGTagctgaggggagagggagcccCATCTTCTCGGCCACCCCTGCCTAGAATGGAGTTTCCTTCAAGCTGAGCTGAGGATGGGTTGGGGACGGAGAAAGTGGGTCACGGCTCAAGCACGATACAGACTCTCACTGTTCTTACTCAGATTCAGTAgactttttttcaataaatgtctaTTCACTTGTTATATGATCTTGGGACAACGTCTAGAgactttgctttctttaaaaagaatttccaCTGGTTATGGTTTTTCACCAGTAATAAGCTTGCAGGGCTCCCCACAATGCTTTCTGGAGTTGGACACCCTGTCATTAGTTTAAGTTAAACTTTGGCCATGTCGCTAGCTCCgctcttcttccttcctgctgAGTGCATGGGTTTTGTAGAGTTTAGTTTCCCATTCTTGTTGTTCTTTATTGTAGTTGAATGAAATATAGTTAACAGGGACCTAGGTGGCAGCTGCCATTGTCTTCCAGATTGCTATTTTATCTGGAATCCTTGGTTTTCCACTAAAGACAAACATGCTCTACTTGCAGAGGATAAGAAAAATGTTAGTGTCTCCTTATATTTCCAAATAGTCACGTGCGGCCTCTCAAAGCTTAGAAATGAGTCATTAAGTACCAGTGAGGCTGCTCAGCTGTTTATTAGCTACTTAGGCTTTGAGAACTTCGTTGTCAGGATTTTGAAAGACAGCAACACCCATACACACCTATTCAAGTCTAGAGCAGAGTTTATTTTGTTTCGTTCAGTCAAAGTCAAAAGTGCTGACTGCTGGACCTGCTTTCAACGAGGCCCTGCTGTGGGTTTGGAAACTTACAGGAAAACCCTTGCACTTCATCCTCAGGCCAGGGCAGCCTGAGGAGGGCTCTGAAAAGAATCCTAAGGAGAGTTCAGTGCAGTTTCCACGGTGAGATTTCTCTTTGGCCTagcccttctcctctcccttctgaaCACTTCAGCAGGTACCAAGAGGGGGACCTGGACCCCGTAATCTAGCCTTTCATAGCCTGTGCTATGACCACAATTTCAAGTGATGGATAAGACAGAGTGGTGAGGAAATGCAAGCAGGAAATGGCTGCAGCTGAGGCAGGATGTGGGTTGTTCTCTGCACAAGCGAGGGTAAAATAGAACATCCTGTCGCCCACTTCTTGAAAATCTAGGGATTTACGGGAAACAAAAAGCAGTTTGTGCTGTGATATGCTGAGGTGTACATTGCAGTGGTTCCCTTACCCcttgtaaaagttttatttatagcACCCATCGTTAGTAAGAAAGCACTGAAGAACAATGTCTTTACAGGAGGATTGAAGGGAAGCAACAAAAGCTGTCAGATTGAAACCAAAAGGAAGAATtgaaaataagagcagaaatcacgCAAACCAAATTACAAACGGCAGAAAGAAAGCAAGTTATTGAATGCTATCGGGTGACTATGGCAGCCTTTAAATTCTTTCCCAGCTCTTGTGCTCCTAATCGGGCTCTTCCACCATTAGGATCATGGAATGGCTAAGAATCCAGGGGATTTCTAAGCAGACATTGTGGGCTTTGGAGGTGTAGGACTAAGAAATCTAGGTaggcaaagaaggaagggaaCTGTGGGTTTCCTGAGAGGAATAGAAAGCTGTGGGTGAAAAACCCATTTCCTTGCTGACTGCTTTTTTGGCTATTAGAGCCAAGTGGTAAATAAAGCTGATATATGTAACTGTCTGTAACCATGGTCTGTAACCATCCATTGCTCTGATGACCCTCGGAACTCAAGAACACCGAGAAGGGAGGGCCTGTACTAATATTGGTCCCGCATCCCAAACCCCTGAAGCCAAGAGCCTCAGGAATGTTCCCCCCAACATGGTGGTCTCCCTTTTCTGCACCACTGCTGGAAGTTTATAACTATAACCAACTGATATCTGAGAAGCAGTATGGGTAAGCAGGCCAGGGTTCATGATCCGTGCCAGTGGGAGAGTCTGGGGATTTGTTCTCGTTGGGCAAGGCCCAAATATTAGAGTATGATACAATTCCGCGATAGACATCTGACGTCAATAATACTTCCTTATCGTCTCATCTGTTAAGATGATGGGCTCAGAGGGGTCAtatttttctcccccaaaccATAGATCTCGCTAGTGGCAGAATCAAGACCCACCTATGTTTCCACTGTCTGCATTTCATATGTTAATGGAGAGACCTGGTGCCCATATGCTAAATGAGAGTGTACGACTGAGTCTTATGGAGTCAGACAAGTGTCAGGGGCTCACAGGGGGATGCTGAATGCCGTTAAGCCATCAGACAGAGATGGTAGTCCTGCACTGCCAGTGTAGCCTAGGGAGAAGCCCTCCATACCTTTAAATGCATTAAAGcttgttttatcttattttaaggGATAATGTCCTCCTCTTcttattttttcagataaaacAATTCTTTTGTGTGAATTTGGTATTCTGTAAAACTGTGGGCTGGGCCCTTGGTGGTGGGACTGGGACATGATGTAAGGCAGGTGGTCTTATAACTCACTGAGCTCATAATATCCTGGCAGTCAGCCTGTTCCCCTTAAGAGTTTAGGagacctcagggcttccctggtggcgcagtggttgagagtccgcctgccgatgcaggggacgtgggttcgtgccccggtctgggaagatgccacacgccgcggagcggcagggcccgtgagccatggccgctgagcctgcgcgtccggagccgagGAGACCTTAAATGGCACTCCCAGGCCTTGGTTCCTTcagcttctctttaaaaaaaaaaacaacaattttttggtttttattttggtgctgtgaaagaaaaatattgcttGCCATATCAGCAAACAATGGATACCACGGCCATCAGGTGAGCAGCCCCTACCACCGCCCTCCGCACCCCCACGGTGAgtctgagggaactcaggatggagataAACAGGCCGCCtgctgccccgcccccagccactGCAGACCCCCAACCGGGtcccctgaggggactcaggttGGGAGagagcaggatactggccctagacagCTAAGGTGCCTATCAAAGGAACGATTTccatgagcccagactcttgcatcttcccagatagagaaaagcactaaattcattgacttgtctgatttttttttttttgagttaacaGTAGTCTTTTCAAGTTCTGACTACCTGGGCTTTTTGGGCAAAATTCCTATACATCCTGGCTCCTCTCTTACCTGTTGGGAGTCAAACCAGACAACTCATCTCAgaacttaatgaagctcaggttctttatgtcttggTACAGAAATAATTCGGTGAGGGACAAAGTGATGGGTAAGGAGTGGACTTATTAGTATAGGATGCTTGTGAAGGATACAAGGGTGAGGCAAGAGGGCCTGCCCCGAGAACTAAGTGGGCTacatttttatcatcaatggataagtggggagagggagaagaccactttcttcctcattctttgagTAGATGGCAGGCTTACATCATTAGCTCCTCCTTTGCACCAGGTGGGGGAGTTTTTGACCCTATATGGTCCAACTGGGACTGTCATGGCGCTATTCAAATCAGCAGAAGGGTGGTAACATATACTCAAATATGttaaatcatctcaggtttcagtataatgaGGGTCTTGTACTTTGGAATGTCACCTTTCCCTTAATATTCCTGTCCTTGTGTTGCCAAACCCAGGTTCAGCTGCTAGCCGCTCAGAAGTCAATAATTTAAAAGGCAAGTGTTAGTAGAAAGGAAAAGTGTTTCAATCAGAAGAACTGGCAATCTGGAGAGAAGGTGGACTCACGTCCAGAAACCAATTCGGAAGactctgctcagccatgacagtttttaaagggaaaaacgGGGGACAAGAACCTCAGTGAATCGTCAAAGCAAGAAGTTGGATTCTGCATCCTTCTCCATTGCGTGCAGGCTGGCTGGCTCTCTCTTTagatttgattgattgattgattggctgattgatttatggccgtgttgggtttcgtttctgtgcgagggctttctctagttgtggcaagcggggaccactcttcattgcggtgtgcgggcctctcactattgtggcctctcttgttgcagagcgcaggctcagtagttgtggctcacgggcctagttgctccacggcatgtgggatcttcccagaccagggctcgaacccgtgtcccctgcattggcaggcagattctcaaccactgtgccaccagggaagcccatctctttAGATATTATCTTGCCCATgtgatctgcctgcaggattgccAAGGGGGCTATTGGGGGCAGAGAGCTGGTCAGTCCTTAACCACTTCAGTCTTCATTTAATCTAGGAAAAGGATCAACAGGTTAGATGAGGCATGGTGTGCATTCTGGAGAGCTCAGgtcaggagttaggttaaattgcctagtgatctcattcctataattaggttattttaaggttagaggggaacagaaatgggcaaacaggaaagtGGCAAAAGAGCTGTTTTCAATTCCCCCCTGTCAAAGAccattccatttctatgggattaGGGGCAAAGATTCTTCTCCTATAACTTCACGCTGACATAGGGTGCCATCTTCTCAGAGTGGAAGATGTTGACATGATGGGTCTGTAGCACCTCTTTGCTGACAATTTTAGTTGCCTGTTTACATATATGAGCAGAAAAGCTACAATTCTTTGGCTGCCcacaaagatatagattattatgagcagtaatgttaatcccattctcttgaGGCCAGTTCCTGGAATTGTGCTGGCCCTAGATTCAGTACTGctcaagatggagcagcttatgtcatggctacagtctggttgGGGGGGGCGGGCACTTCAGGGTTCTGTGTTCTGCTCCGTTCCACTTGGTCCTAAGAATCGGTATCTTGCTGACCGTGAATATCTTGTGCTTTTATATATGGCTTTATTGTTAAGCAAGCCTGCTTTGTTTCACGATGTTCCCATAGCTTTCCTGAGTGATCATGAACTTAGAGTGGTCTCCCAAAGTTCCCTAAAGTTCCCTGTCTAACTataatcccctagtgggatttctAAAACTACCTGTGTAACTACCCTACTCTATCCCTATCACTGgtatttaaaaatgggtaagtaAAATGAATGTTAATAAGATTAAAGGAAAAGGTTTTGATAGAACATGACCTAAGGTTGGATGGTCCAAAAGGACCCCCCAACTGGTCCCCAACATTAAAAGGCCCCAATCAAGTCCACTCTATTTATcgcagtttaaaataaataaatatgtgtatctATAATAATCTATATATgtgaaaggcagaaagaaaattaCACTGAGATACCGGAACAACGATTACCTGAGGCAGCAGTTAGGCCAGTTAGTCAAGTTTAAAGATTGACAACAGGGCCTGGGTCCCTTGGCTCAGCTCCTCTCTGGGGACCCagagcctttttgtttttttaattaattaatttttggttgtatttgttcttcattgctgtgcgcgggctttctctagtcgtggtgagggggggctgctcttcgttgcggtgctcaggcttctcattgcggtggcttcttttgttgtggctcgcgggctctaggtgcacgcgagtgcagtagttgtggcgcacgggcttagttgctccgcggcatgtgggatcttcctggaccggggctcgaacctgtgtcccctgagttggcaggcagattcttaaccactgcaccaccagggaggtccctgggaACCCAGAGTCTTTTATACAAAATAGATTAAATGGTtggggataaaaagaaaaaaaaaacttctaggaGTCCCTGTAAGAACAAgctttgttttttgattttgttgctgttgttacatAAATTAACCCATTTGTTGTAGGCTAGCAATGTTTCAAATGGTGGCGCTTCTACTGGTCCTTCAGTTCCTTCCGTCTTCTGATGGCTGACTTTACTGTGGCGGCAGAAGTGGTGTCGTAGGTCCAGGCACCACCAGCTACCGTTTTCATGCGGGAACCACAGTGCGAAATGCCCACAGCTTGTCTCTTCATCTTGGTTTTGCCACAGAAGGAGCAAGTGTACTTGGCGTGCTGGCTGATTTCAATTGTCTTCACCATTTTCCGGAGGGAGGCACCATAATGGGTCCCGTATTTACCCACCATTCTGACCTTCTTGGTGCATTTAGCCATGTCGCCACCACCTAGGTCTGAGCCCAGAGAGGAGGAGACCTGTTGATTGGCTCCTAATGGAAACTAAAGGTAAAGGTATAAAATCATAACATTGAGATGAAAGTTAATACATATTGGCATATGTAAATAGGCTTTATATAAGATGGTTACATCTCTTTTGCTTAATTATATTGTAGGATAGACATGTTTCACTGGGGATTACTTCCCCTGTGTGGCATTATAAGACAGGACTTACAGACCTGCCCCtcaggaaacatttattaaacaaactaAAGGAAACTGATAGTGTTACCTGGGACCATACAAtataaaggaaaactaagaaCTGATATTCAGGGGCTAATAAAAGTGACAATAGTGATTTGCTCTTGGTCTAACCTGTGCACTTACAAGAGGGtctttactgagtacctaccGTAGGCAAGCTTTTGAAGTCATGATAAATTAAACCCTAAAGTTCTAAAACACAGAACTcttaaatttcagttttgttgAAAACCTTCTCACTGatatagaaaagcaaattaaagcaaATGCAGTTatgcaaatgcatttttaatagcATTTCTGTGACAGACGACTTCTATTACTGAagcaaacttgggtccactcacctgCACAGTGAAACCGATCTACTGACACTGGATTGTGGTGGAGAAGAGCGCCGTGTCGATTGTAAAGATGCCAGTACCAGGCTCCTCTCTTACGTCTTGGGAGTGGTCCCTCAGAGCtagctgagaggctgcctcccaggcctcaggtcctcagaaagtctgctgaataaaacagaaTTCTCAACTTTTCGGTTGACAGTGGTGTGTACATTGTGGACAAAAGCTAGAGTCTCCAGAGAATTTCAAAGCTAAACTCCTGAGAAAGCTACAACCTCTCCCATCACGGAGACTTCCACGGTCCATCTGGGCCAGACGTGTGGGTAGAGAATGCGGAAGAGCACATTCTAGTAAATTTTCACCGCTCGGACCATGTAACGCAGGAGGGGAGTCTTTGGGTGGTTAGGAGGAACAGAAAGCAGGCAGGGGAAAAggtagaggaaaagagaaaggtgaTGGACTAGATTCCTAGAGCTGCTCTAACAGATTATTAC
Encoded proteins:
- the LOC116759821 gene encoding 60S ribosomal protein L37a-like, producing MAKCTKKVRMVGKYGTHYGASLRKMVKTIEISQHAKYTCSFCGKTKMKRQAVGISHCGSRMKTVAGGAWTYDTTSAATVKSAIRRRKELKDQ